From Ailuropoda melanoleuca isolate Jingjing chromosome 8, ASM200744v2, whole genome shotgun sequence, a single genomic window includes:
- the NUMA1 gene encoding nuclear mitotic apparatus protein 1 isoform X1: protein MTLHATRAAALLSWVNSLHVASPVEAVPQLQDCSVFIKIIDSIHGTDEGQQILQQPVPERLKFVCSFLQKNQKHPSSPECLVSVQKVIEGSELELAKMTMLLLYHSTVGSRSPRDWGQFEYKIQAELAVILKFVLDHEDGLNLNEDLENFLQKAPVPSPCSSTISEELSPPSHQAKREVRFLELQKVASSSGNNFLSGSPASPMGDILQTPQFQMRRLKKQLADERNNRDELELELAENRKLLTEKDAQIAVMQQRIDRLALLNEKQAASPLEPRELEELRGKNESLTVRLHETLKQCQDLKTEKSQMDRKINQLSEENGELSFKLREFASHLQQLQGALNDLTEEHSKATREWVEKQAHLEKELSTAVQDKKCLEEKNEILQGKLSQLEEQLAQLQENPPREKGEVLGDVLQMETLKQEAASLAADNTQLQARVEALEAEQGQREAKLLAERGHFEEEKQQLAGLIAELQGSLSNLSQAKEELEQASKAQGARLSAQVATLTSELTTLNATLQQQDQELAGLKQQAKQEQAQFAQTLEQQEQASQGLRQQLEQLSSSLKQKEQQLVEAAQEQEAARRDHAQRLAAAVEERQASLKQRDSALQQLEALEKEKTAKLEVLQQQLQAANEAQDSAQASVTQAQQEKAELSQKVEELRACVEAARQEQCEAQAQVAELKAQLRSEQQKATERERVAQEKGQFQEQVRALEESLKITKGSLEEEKRRASDALEEQQRHISKLEAETRCLVEQHKQEQKELEEEKAGRKGLEARLRQLGEAHEVEMEALRRELAEAIASQREAEGECEQLAKEVATWRERYEDSQQEEAQYGAMFQEQLMTLKEECEKARQELQEAKEKVAGIEAHSELQISRQQSEVAQLHANLARALQQVQEKEVRAQKLADDLSALQEKMAATGKEVARLEALVRKAGEQQETASRELLKEPPRAGDREAEWPEEQQGRQFCSTQAALQAMEREAEQMGSELERLRAALIESQGQQQEERGQQEREVARLTQERGRAQADLALEKAAKAELEMRLQNALNEQRVEFATLQEALAHALREKEGKDQELAKLRGQEAAQRTELGELQQTVQRLREQLAKKEEERQQSLGPTGGEDPSGSGVQSESPGKSARKGPELEALRAEVSKLERQCREHQEKASGLERSLERERASRAEQSGALEALQGQLEEKAQELGRSRDTLATAQRELATLRAKAQDHSKAEDEWKTQVARGQQEAERKNSLISSLEEEVSILNRQVLEKEGESKELKRLVVAESEKSQKLEERLRLLQAETASNSARAAERSSALREEVQSLREEAEKQRVASESLRQELASQAERAEELGQELKTWQEKFFQKEQALSALQLEHTSTQALVSELLPAKHLCQQLQAEQAAAEKRHRDELEQSKQAAGGLRAELMRAQRELGELGPLRQKVAEQERAAQQLRAEKASYAEQLSMLKKAHGLLAEENRGLGERASLGRQYLEVELDQAREKYGQELAAVRADAETRLAEMQREAQNTARELEVMTAKYEGAKVKVLEERQRFQDERQKLTAQVEQLEVFQREQTKQVEELTKKLADHDQASKVQQQKLKAQGGESQQEAQRLQAQLNELQAQLNQKEQAAEHYKLQMEKAKTHYDAKKQQNQELQEQLRGLEQLQKENKELRAEAERLGRELQQAGLKTKEAEQTCRHLTAQVRSLEAQVAHADQQLRDLGKFQVATDALKSREPQAKPQLDLSIDSLDLSCEEGTPLTITSKLPRTQPDGTSIPGEPASPISQRLPPKVESLESLYFTPIPARGQAPLESSLDSLGDVFLDSGRKTRSARRRTTQIINITMTKKLDVEEPDSANSSFYSTQSAPASQAGPRATSSTQSLARLGSPDDGNSALLSLPGYRPTTRSSARRSQAGVSSGAPPAPPAPISLPPPGRNSFYMGTCQDEPEQLDDWNRIAELQQRNRVCPPHLKTCYPLESRPSLSLATITDEEMKTGDPRETLRRASMQPAQIAEGAGITTRQQRKRVSSEPHQGPGTPESKKATSCFPRPMTPRDRHEGRKQSTTEAQKKAAAPAAKQADRRQSMAFSILNTPKKLGNSLLRRGASKKALSKASPTTRSGTRRSPRIATTAASAATAALAAATATPRAKGKAKH, encoded by the exons GCTGAGTTAGCAGTCATTCTCAAGTTTGTGCTGGACCATGAGGATGGGCTGAACCTAAATGAGGACCTAGAGAACTTCTTGCAGAAAG CTCCTGTCCCTTCTCCTTGCTCCAGCACCATCTCTGAAGAGCTGTCCCCACCCAGCCACCAGGCCAAAAGGGAGGTTCGCTTCCTAGAGCTGCAGAAGGTTGCCTCTTCCAGCGGGAACAA CTTCCTCTCAGGTTCTCCAGCCTCCCCCATGGGCGACATCCTGCAGACTCCACAATTCCAGATGAGACGGCTGAAGAAGCAGCTTgcagatgagagaaataatagagatgagctggagctggagctggccGAGAACCGCAAGCTCCTCACTGAGAAGG ACGCACAGATAGCGGTGATGCAGCAGCGCATTGACCGCCTGGCTCTGCTGAACGAGAAGCAGGCGGCCAGCCCGCTGGAGCCCCGGGAGCTTGAGGAGCTCCGTGGCAAGAACGAGAG CCTCACTGTGCGTCTCCATGAAACCCTGAAGCAATGCCAGGACCTGAAGACAGAGAAGAGCCAGATGGATCGCAAAATTAACCAGCTTTCTGAGGAGAATGGGGAGCTTTCCTTTAAG CTCCGGGAGTTTGCCAGTCACCTGCAGCAACTACAGGGTGCCCTTAACGACCTGACGGAAGAGCACAGCAAGGCCACTCGAGAGTGGGTGGAGAAACAGGCCCATCTCGAGAAGGAGCTCAGCACGGCCGTGCAGGACAAG AAATGCcttgaagaaaagaatgaaatccttcAGGGAAAACTTTCACAGCTGGAAGAACAGTTGGCCCAGCTGCAGGAGAACCCACCCCGGGAGAAGGGCGAAGTGTTGGGGGACGTCTTGCAG ATGGAAACCCTGAAGCAAGAGGCGGCCTCTCTTGCCGCAGACAACACCCAGCTCCAAGCCAGGGTGGAGGCGCTGGAGGCTGAGCAGGGCCAACGGGAAGCCAAGCTGCTTGCCGAGCGGGGCCACTTCgaagaagaaaagcagcagctGGCCGGCCTCATTGCCGAGCTGCAGGGCTCCCTGTCCAACCTCAGCCAGGCGAAGGAAGAGCTGGAGCAGGCCTCTAAGGCTCAGGGGGCCCGGCTGTCTGCCCAGGTGGCCACGCTGACTTCGGAGCTCACCACCCTCAATGCCACTCTCCAGCAGCAGGATCAAGAACTGGCCGGCTTGAAGCAGCAGGCCAAACAGGAGCAGGCCCAGTTCGCACAGACCCTCGAGCAGCAAGAACAGGCCTCCCAGGGCCTTCGCCAGCAGTTGGAGCAGCTGAGCAGCAGCCTGAAGCAAAAGGAGCAACAGTTGGTGGAAGCCGCCCAGGAGCAGGAGGCGGCCAGGCGAGACCATGCCCAGCGACTGGCCGCTGCTGTCGAGGAGCGGCAGGCTTCTTTAAAGCAGAGGGATTCGGCCCTCCAGCAGCTGGAAGCGTTGGAGAAGGAGAAGACTGCCAAGCTAGAGGTCCTGCAACAGCAACTTCAGGCCGCTAATGAAGCCCAGGACAGCGCCCAGGCCTCAGTGACTCAGGCCCAGCAGGAGAAGGCAGAGCTGAGCCAGAAGGTGGAGGAACTCCGTGCCTGTGTTGAGGCAGCCCGCCAGGAGCAGTGTGAGGCCCAGGCCCAGGTGGCAGAGCTAAAGGCCCAGCTGAGGTCCGAGCAGCAAAAAGCAACCGAAAGAGAAAGGGTGGCCCAGGAGAAGGGCCAGTTCCAGGAGCAGGTCCGGGCTCTTGAGGAGTCCTTGAAGATCACCAAGGGCAGCCTGGAAGAGGAGAAGCGCAGGGCCTCAGATGCCCTGGAAGAGCAGCAGCGTCACATCTCCAAGCTGGAGGCAGAGACCCGGTGTCTGGTAGAACAGCATAAGCAGGAACAGAAGGAGCTAGAAGAAGAGAAGGCTGGGCGCAAGGGGCTGGAGGCCCGATTACGGCAGCTGGGGGAGGCCCATGAGGTCGAGATGGAAGCCCTGCGGCGGGAGCTGGCAGAGGCCATAGCCTCCCAGCGTGAGGCGGAGGGTGAGTGTGAACAGCTTGCCAAAGAGGTGGCCACCTGGCGCGAGCGGTACgaggacagccagcaagaggagGCACAGTACGGCGCCATGTTCCAGGAACAGCTGATGACCCTGAAGGAGGAATGCGAGAAGGCCCGCCAGGAACTACAGGAGGCCAAGGAGAAGGTGGCAGGGATCGAGGCCCACAGCGAGCTCCAGATCAGCCGGCAGCAGAGTGAAGTAGCTCAGCTTCATGCCAACCTGGCCAGAGCCCTCCAGCAGGTCCAGGAGAAGGAGGTCAGGGCCCAGAAGCTGGCAGACGACCTCTCCGCTCTGCAGGAGAAGATGGCTGCCACCGGCAAGGAGGTGGCCCGCCTCGAGGCCTTGGTGCGCAAGGCAGGAGAGCAGCAGGAAACGGCCTCCCGTGAGCTACTCAAGGAGCCGCCGAGGGcaggagacagagaggcagagtggCCGGAAGAGCAGCAGGGACGCCAGTTCTGCAGCACACAGGCGGCACTGCAGGCCATGGAGCGGGAGGCCGAGCAGATGGGCAGTGAACTGGAGAGGCTGCGGGCTGCGCTGATCGAGAGCCAGggccagcagcaggaggagcgtgggcagcaggagagggaggtggCTCGCCTGACCCAGGAGCGGGGCCGGGCCCAGGCCGATCTTGCCCTGGAGAAGGCTGCCAAGGCAGAGCTGGAGATGCGGCTGCAGAATGCCCTCAATGAGCAGCGTGTGGAGTTCGCGACCCTGCAGGAAGCCCTGGCCCACGCcctgagggaaaaggaagggaaggaccAGGAGCTGGCCAAGCTTCGTGGGCAGGAGGCAGCCCAGAGAACGGAGCTGGGGGAGCTGCAGCAGACTGTGCAGCGACTGAGGGAACAGCTGGCCAAGAAAGAGGAGGAGCGCCAGCAGTCTCTCGGGCCGACAGGTGGGGAAGACCCTTCTGGGTCAGGAGTGCAGTCGGAGTCTCCAGGAAAGAGCGCGCGAAAAGGCCCTGAGCTCGAGGCTCTGCGGGCGGAGGTGAGCAAGCTGGAGCGGCAGTGCCGGGAGCACCAGGAGAAGGCCTCTGGCCTGGAGCGCAGCCTGGAGCGTGAGCGCGCGTCCCGCGCGGAGCAGTCCGGGGCCCTGGAGGCTTTGCAGGGCCAGTTAGAGGAGAAGGCCCAGGAGCTGGGGCGCAGTCGGGACACCTTAGCCACAGCCCAAAGGGAGCTGGCCACCCTCCGGGCCAAGGCCCAAGACCATAGCAAGGCTGAGGATGAGTGGAAGACCCAAGTGGCCCGGGGCCAGCAGGAGGCTGAGAGGAAAAACAGCCTCATCAGCAGCTTGGAGGAGGAGGTGTCCATCCTGAACCGCCAGGTCctggagaaagagggggagagcaAAGAGTTGAAGCGGCTGGTCGTAGCGGAGTCGGAGAAGagccagaagctggaggagaggcTGCGCCTGCTCCAGGCAGAGACCGCCAGCAATAGCGCCAGGGCCGCCGAGCGCAGCTCTGCACTGCGGGAGGAGGTCCAGAGCCTCcgggaggaggcagagaaacagcGGGTGGCTTCGGAGAGCCTCCGGCAGGAGCTGGCCTCACAGGCAGAGCGAGCGGAGGAGCTGGGCCAAGAATTAAAGACATGGCAGGAGAAGTTCTTCCAGAAGGAGCAGGCCCTCTCTGCCCTGCAGCTGGAGCACACCAGCACGCAGGCGCTCGTGAGCGAGCTGCTGCCCGCTAAGCACCTGTGCCAGCAGCTGCAGGCCGAGCAGGCAGCGGCCGAGAAGCGCCACCGGGATGAGCTGGAGCAGAGCAAGCAGGCGGCTGGTGGGCTCCGGGCAGAGCTGATGCGGGCCCAGCGGGAGCTCGGGGAGCTGGGGCCCCTGCGGCAGAAGGTGGCGGAGCAAGAGCGGGCAGCGCAGCAGCTGCGGGCTGAGAAGGCCAGCTACGCGGAGCAGCTGAGCATGCTGAAGAAGGCTCACGGCCTGCTGGCAGAGGAGAACCGGGGGCTGGGTGAGCGGGCCAGCCTTGGCCGGCAGTATCTGGAAGTGGAGCTGGACCAGGCCAGGGAGAAGTATGGCCAAGAGCTGGCAGCTGTGCGTGCTGACGCTGAGACCCGTCTGGCTGAGATGCAGCGGGAAGCACAGAACACGGCCCGGGAGCTGGAGGTGATGACTGCCAAGTATGAGGGTGCCAAGGTCAAGGTCCTGGAGGAGAGGCAGCGGTTCCAGGACGAGAGGCAGAAACTCACTGCCCAG GTGGAGCAGCTAGaggtatttcagagagagcaaaCTAAGCAG GTGGAAGAACTGACTAAGAAGTTAGCTGACCATGACCAAGCCAGCAAGGTGCAGCAGCAGAAGCTCAAG gcccagggaggggagagccaGCAAGAGGCCCAGCGCCTCCAGGCCCAGCTGAATGAGCTGCAGGCCCAGCTGAACCAGAAGGAGCAGGCAGCTGAGCACTACAAGCTACAG ATGGAAAAGGCCAAGACCCACTATGATGCCAAGAAACAGCAGAACCAGGAGCTGCAGGAGCAGCTCCGGGGCCTAGAGCAGctgcagaaggaaaacaaagagctGCGGGCTGAAGCTGAGCGGCTGGGCCGGGAGCTGCAGCAGGCTGGCCTGAAGACCAAGGAGGCCGAGCAGACCTGCCGCCACCTCACCGCCCAGGTGCGCAGCCTGGAGGCACAG GTTGCCCATGCTGACCAGCAGCTTCGCGATCTGGGCAAGTTCCAGGTGGCGACTGATGCCCTGAAGAGCCGGGAGCCCCAGGCTAAGCCTCAGCTGGACTTGAGTATTGACAGCCTGGATTTGAGCTGCGAGGAGGGGACTCCCCTCACTATCACCAG CAAGCTGCCTCGAACCCAGCCAGATGGCACCAGCATCCCTGGAGAGCCAGCCTCACCCATCTCCCAGCGACTGCCCCCCAAGGTAGAATCCCTGGAGTCTCTCTACTTCACCCCGATCCCTGCTCGGGGTCAGGCTCCACTGGAGAGCAGCCTGGACTCCCTGGGGGACGTCTTCCTGGATTCAGGCCGGAAGACCCGCTCCGCTCGTCGACGCACCACGCAGATCATCAACATCACCATGACCAAG AAGCTAGATGTGGAAGAGCCAGACAGCGCCAATTCATCCTTCTACAGCACACAGTCAGCCCCCGCCTCCCAGGCCGGCCCACGAGCCACCTCTTCTACGCAGTCTCTAGCCCGCCTGGGCTCTCCTGACGATGGCAACTCAGCTCTGCTCAGCCTGCCTGGCTACCGGCCCACCACTCGCAGCTCGGCTCGCCGCTCCCAGGCTGGGGTATCCAGTGGGGCTCCTCCAG CCCCACCCgctcccatctccctgccccccccaggaAGGAATAGCTTCTACATGGGCACTTGCCAGGATGAGCCCGAGCAGCTGGACGACTGGAACCGCATCGCAGAGTTGCAGCAGCGCAACCGGGTGTGCCCCCCACACCTGAAGACCTGCTACCCCCTGGAGTCCAGG CCTTCCCTGAGCCTGGCTACCATCACAGATGAGGAGATGAAAACCGGTGACCCCCGGGAGACCCTGCGCCGAGCCAGCATGCAGCCAGCCCAGATAGCCGAGGGCGCAGGCATCACCACCCGGCAGCAGCGCAAACGGGTCTCCTCAGAGCCCCATCAGGGCCCTGGTACCCCTGAG TCTAAGAAGGCCACCAGCTGTTTCCCACGCCCCATGACTCCCCGGGACCGACACGAAGGGCGCAAACAGAGCACTACGGAGGCCCAGAAGAAAGCCGCCGCTCCGGCTGCTAAACAG GCCGACCGCCGCCAGTCCATGGCTTTCAGCATCCTCAACACGCCCAAGAAGCTTGGGAACAGCCTGCTGCGGAGGGGAGCCTCAAAGAAAGCCCTGTCCAAGGCCTCCCCCACCACCCGTAGCGGGACCCGCCGCTCTCCGCGCATCGCCACTACCGCGGCCAGCGCTGCCACCGCCGCCCTCGCTGCCGCCACTGCCACCCCGCGGGCCAAGGGCAAG gCAAAGCACTAA